Proteins co-encoded in one Callospermophilus lateralis isolate mCalLat2 chromosome 2, mCalLat2.hap1, whole genome shotgun sequence genomic window:
- the LOC143391083 gene encoding olfactory receptor 8G50-like, protein MTEENHSTVTEFILVGLTDKPELQLPLFLLFLGIYVFTVVGNLGMIILIGLSSQLHTPMYYLLSSLSFIDLCQSTVITPKMLVNFVMEKNTISYAECMTQLFFFAAFAIAECHMLAAMAYDRYVAICNPLLYNVTMSIQVCFWLLIGVCSMGLMGATAHTTCMLRVLFCKDDIINHYFCDVLPLLELSCSSTFVNEVVVLCSSAFNIFAPVLSILSSYIFVIASILRIRSTEGRYKAFSTCSSHISAVGLFFGSVTFMYLQPSSVNSMDQGKVSSVFYTIIVPMLNPLIYSLRNKDVKVALNNIVKRRNFL, encoded by the coding sequence ATGACAGAGGAAAATCATTCCACAGTGACTGAGTTCATCCTGGTTGGATTAACAGACAAACCAGAGCTCCAGctgcccctcttcctcctcttcctaggAATCTATGTGTTCACAGTGGTGGGAAACCTGGGCATGATCATACTGATTGGACTCAGCTCTCAACTGCACACACCCATGTACTATCTCCTCAGCAGTCTCTCCTTTATTGACCTCTGTCAATCTACTGTGATCACACCCAAAATGCTGGTGAACtttgtgatggagaaaaacaccATCTCCTATGCTGAATGCATGACTCAGCTCTTCTTCTTTGCAGCTTTTGCAATTGCAGAGTGTCACATGTTGGCTGCAATGGCATATGACCGCTATGTTGCCATCTGTAACCCTTTGCTTTACAATGTTACCATGTCAATTCAAGTCTGTTTCTGGTTGCTAATTGGGGTTTGTAGCATGGGATTGATGGGTGCCACAGCCCACACAACGTGCATGCTAAGGGTGCTTTTCTGTAAGGATGATATAATAAACCATTACTTTTGTGATGTTCTTCCACTACTAGAGCTTTCTTGCTCTAGTACTTTTGTCAATGAGGTAGTAGTTCTGTGCTCCAGTGCATTCAATATCTTTGCCCCAGTCCTGTCCATCCTTAGCTCTTACATCTTCGTCATAGCCAGCATCCTGCGCATTCGCTCCACTGAGGGCAGGTACAAAGCTTTCAGTACTTGCAGCTCCCACATCTCAGCTGTTGGTCTCTTCTTTGGTTCTGTAACATTCATGTACCTGCAGCCCTCATCAGTCAACTCTATGGACCAAGGGAAAGTATCATCCGTATTTTACACCATCATTGTGCCCATGTTAAACCCTCTGATCTACAGCCTGAGGAATAAAGATGTCAAAGTTGCCCTAAATAATATTGTCAAAAGAAGAAATTTCctatga